The sequence TTCAAATTTTTCTCATAACCGGAGCCATGTACACGCTGGGTGTATTTTTATACTATCGATTAATAATTGAATATGAAGGAAAATTGAAAAGCTGATTCAAATACAATTATTATGTTATTTTTGCTTCCATCAAACAATCAAGCATGAAACATTTCGTCTTAGCCTCCACATTATTACTATCTGCACTTACTTCCATTTCCCAATCGGTTGTTAAAACAATCAATATTGGTGGAACTCAACGTCAATACAAACTTTATGTGCCGGCTTCATACAATGGTTCTGAAAAAGTTCCCTTGGTATTTTGCTTTCATGGCTTGGGTGATAATATGGATAATTTTGAAAACATTGGAATGACATTCGTGGCCGATACTGCTAATTTCATTGTTATTACTCCACAAGCAGCTACGGATGCCTTAGCAGGAACCGCTTGGAATTCAGGCGCCGGAGTAAGCTTTGGAGGATTTGAATATTTCCCAAATCAAAACGTAGATGACATCGGCTTTATTAATGCAATGATCGATACCACCGCTTCCAATTTCAATTTGGATATGCGTAGAATTTATGCTTGTGGATTTTCTATGGGTGGTTACATGACAAACCGGGTAGCTTGCGAACTGAATGATAGAATTGCTGCCTTCGCTCCTGTGGCAGCTACTATTGGTGCAGGTATTACTTGTAACCCGGGAAGAGCCTTACCCTTAATTACTTTCCACGGAACATCCGATGCAACTGTTGCCTACGATACTGCATCTTTCGGATCAAGCGTACCCCAATTGCTTGATTTTTGGGCAAATAACAACGGCTGTGCCAGCATGGACAGTTCTTTGGTTCCAGATATCGCTAACGATGGTTATCACATAACCCACTTTACCTATGGAAACTGTTCAACAGATGGTGCTTTAGAGCATTTTAAAGTTTATGGAGCTCAACATACCTGGTTAGGCCCATCCGATGACATATTTTATACTACTGAAATTTGGAAATTCTTTATGAGATATCAACACCCCAACCAATCTTTAGGTTTATTAGAATCTGAAGTAAATTCAAACATCATTTTTCCAAACCCAATTGGTAAAGGACAAACCATTGAAATTAGTCTTCCAAGAAATGAAGGTAGTATTCAAATTATGGACATGAATGGACAACTTATTCAATTAACTACCACTGATTCTGGAAAATTAAAAATCAATTCCAATGAACTAAACAGTGGAATGTATTTAGTTTCTTTTACCGATAGAAATGGTGAAGTTGCAATTCGGAAATTAATAGTAGAATAAGTTCTACAGGGTTTCCTGAAAAGTCAAACACAACAATCTGACTTTCTTTTAAACCAATTTAATCAATAGTAGGATTCCAAA is a genomic window of Bacteroidia bacterium containing:
- a CDS encoding T9SS type A sorting domain-containing protein yields the protein MKHFVLASTLLLSALTSISQSVVKTINIGGTQRQYKLYVPASYNGSEKVPLVFCFHGLGDNMDNFENIGMTFVADTANFIVITPQAATDALAGTAWNSGAGVSFGGFEYFPNQNVDDIGFINAMIDTTASNFNLDMRRIYACGFSMGGYMTNRVACELNDRIAAFAPVAATIGAGITCNPGRALPLITFHGTSDATVAYDTASFGSSVPQLLDFWANNNGCASMDSSLVPDIANDGYHITHFTYGNCSTDGALEHFKVYGAQHTWLGPSDDIFYTTEIWKFFMRYQHPNQSLGLLESEVNSNIIFPNPIGKGQTIEISLPRNEGSIQIMDMNGQLIQLTTTDSGKLKINSNELNSGMYLVSFTDRNGEVAIRKLIVE